The DNA region CTCGAGACCGTCGCCAGCGTGCTCTCGCACGACCTCCGGAACCCCATCAGCGTCGCGCTGGGCTACCTCGAGGAACTGGAGGCACGGCTCGATGGGGAAGACGAGTACGTCGAGGGCATCCGGAACTCCCTGGACCGCATGCAGCGGATAATCGAGGACGCACTCGTGCTGGCCCGACAGGGCGAGGTCGGTGATCTCGAGATGGTCGACCTCCACGCCGCGGCCACCGGCGCCTGGGGTAACGTCGACCTCCCTGCGGCCACACTCGACCTGGGTTCGTCGATGCAGTTCCGGGCCGACGCGAGTCTGCTCGACAGCCTCTTCGAGAACCTGTTCCGGAACGCTGCCGAGCACGGAGCCACCTCCCCCGTTCCCGCGGCCAGCGGGGGCGCCGGGGACGATGGACCCGACCGCGAGCCATCGGTGACCGTCACCGTCGGTTCGCTGTCCGACCGGACGGGGTTCTACGTCGAGGACGACGGGCCAGGCATCCCGGACGACCAGGCCGAAGCCGTGTTCGAGCCGGGGTTCACCACCGGCGACGAACAGAACACCGGCCTCGGGCTGGCCATCGTCTCGGCCGTCGCCGAGGCACACGGCTGGACCGTCGACCTGGCCGACACCGAGGCCGGGGCACGCTTCGAGATCACGGGTGTCGAGTCGCCCGGGTAGCCCTCACGCGTCGAGACAGAACTCCCTCACCAGCCGGACCGTCGTCTCGGGGGCCTCCCGCGGCGGCCAGTGCGCACAGTCGTCGAGTATCGTGAGCCGTGCGTCGGGTGCCGCGTCGGCGGCCCGGCGCGCCCACTCGACCGGGACGACCTCGTCGTGCTGCCCGTGGACGAACAGGACCGGGACGGACAGGTCGTCGAGCCGTGGCGTGAAGTTCGTCCGGTAGCCCTCTTTCGTTATCTCGTGCTTCCGGAAGTCCCGGAAGGCGACGCAGGCACTCGGCTTCTTCGCGTACTCCCACACCCGGTCGACGGCGTCCTCGGAGAGCTGGTCGGGGTCGCGTGCGACGCCCGCGAGACTCGCCTTCGTGAACTTCCGGCTCCGGCGGAAGAGCGCGACCGCGATCCTGTTCAGTATCGGGAGCCGCGAGAGCGCGTACGAGAGCTTGCCCCGGGGGAGGTCGGTCCCGAGGCCGAAGCAGTCGAGACAGACCAGTCGTTTCACCGGAACCGTGGTGTCCAGTGTGAGGCCCAGGGCGACCGCGCCACCCATCGAGAGGCCGCAAACGTGAACCCCGTCTCCGTCGCTATCGAGCCCGAGTTCTCGCACGAACCCGGCCATCGTGTCGACGTGGCGGTCGATGGTGTAGTCCACGTCGGGCACGTCGCTGTCGTCGTAGCCCAGCATGTCCGGCGCGTAGACGGTGAAGTCCTCGGCCAGGGGCTCGACGACCTCGCCCCACGACACCGGTCCCGCGTCGATGATTCCGCCGTGCAACAGGAGGAGTGGTGGGCCCTCCCCCGCGGTGACGTACTGGATGGTGTGGCCGTCGACGGAGACTGTTGGCATGCTGCCTCGCTTCTCTCTGAGTCGACATAAACGTGGGCGACGGGGCGACCGGGGGAGTTCCCCAGGCGGCCGTGCCAGACGGACGACGATAGCAGCATGTCGAGAACCGCTTCGGCTCGGTAGACAGCCATCGAGAACGGTGGCTTCACCTGCTCTCCCAGTCAGCTCGCGACCGTGTTCAGTTGCGAAGTGGCCGTTGAACCGGCCGTCTGTGTCCATACCATGTCCGACTGGGCGTTACTCTAGCATAGGGTCCGGCCCACGGTTCAGGTCGAAGTTCTCACGACGTGTATAGGAAGCGGGGTCTGTGCGAGTTCCCATGGTCCTGCGCCCCTGTATGACGTGACAATAGCCTGGTTCCGGGACGGGGACGATGCTGTCGTTTCTCACATACCTTGATGGTCTGTCACTCCCAGTAGCACACGAGACTGGCACATGGACGATGACCTCGCGCAGGACCTGACCGAGCGATATCCGATGCTGTACGACCACGACTCCGTGATGGGCCTCGCACGGCACGCGTTCCCGTTCGAGTGTGACGATGGCTGGTACCCTCTGCTGGACGTCGTCAGTGAGTACGCCCAGTGGTACGCGGAGAAACACGACGAGGAGGTGCGCTTCAGACAGGTCAAGCAGAAGTGGGGTGAACTCAGAATCGCTTACCGCGGACCGAACGACCTCTCGACCGTCCTCGGTTTCGCCCGGATGCTCTCGACCCGGGTCTGTGAGAAGTGCTCGTCGATGGAGGCCGTCGAAGTACGCGACGACGGCGGGTGGGCACGACCGATGTGTGCGGCGTGTTTCGAGGCAGACTGAGTGAGCACCAGATGCTCCTCGACCATGTCTCACGTTGGCTGCTAGCAAGCCACACCTCGGGCGGAGCTTTATGCCGGCTATCCCTGTAGGTCCTGTCCGACCGGGGGATTCGATCATGGACCTGACAGACATGACTCGTGGGGAGTGGCACACCGACGACGAACCCGTGACCATCGTGGCACACGCCCGAGCGGACCTCGATGCTGTAGGGTCGGCCATCGGCCTCGCAGACGCGTTGCCGGGCGACTGCCGGGTCGTCCTTCCAGACGGGGCGACCAGACAGGCGGCACGGCTCGGGGACGACCCCGTCGTGGTCGATGACGACAGCACGACAGCAGCAGGCGCGACCATCGTGGTCGACGCGCCCTCGACAGCCCGCATCGCACCGTTCGACGTGACAGCCGGTGAGGGGCCGCTCGTGGTCTTCGACCACCACGAGGCCGACGACCTGGCGGCCATGGCGGACGCTGCCGAGGTAGACCAGACGGCAGGGGCGACCGCGACACTCGTCGCCGAGTTCGTCGACCGGGCGGGGCTCTCGCTGAGCAGCCGCGGCGCCCTTGCGCTCGCGACCGGCATCGTCGCCGATACCGGCGGCCTACGTTCCGCGCCGGGGCGGGACCTGCAGGCACTCGTCCCCCTCCTCGTACAGGCCGCGGACCGACTCGACGAGCTACAGGACCTGTTCGATTCGGCACCCTCGTTCTCCGAGCGCGTGGCGACGTTCAAGGGCGTCTCCCGGTTCCGGGGGTATCGGGCGGGCCAGACCCTCGTCGGTGTCACGGAGGTCGGCGCACACCAGACGGCGACGGCGCACGCCCTGTTCGGGGCAGGTGCGGACGTCGCCATCGTCCTGACCGAGCGAGACGGGGAGACGATGGTCGTCGGGCGGGTCGACGACAGACTCGCGGATGCCGTGAACCTCGTCGACGACGTCTTCGGGCCGCTGGAGGAGACATTCGGCGGCTCGGGTGGCGGCCACGCGAACGCGGGCGTGACCACCCTCGAGACGACCGCACTGCATGCGGTTCGAGCACGCATCGTCGACTGTCTCGACCACACGCTGGACACCCAGTTCTCCGAGCTGCCGTGAGCAGGCGCGTGCCTCAGCCGATATCGAGGGACTCGGTCTGGACCGACCCGGTGTCGTCGACGGTGACGCTCGCGACGCCCCCCTCGCCCGGGTTGAAGGCGTAGCTGTGGCCCGCCGTCGTCTCGATGGCCGTGAACCCGTAGGTGTGCGTGTGCCCGGAGAGGCAGGCAACCGGTCCGGTCGCCGCGAGGGCAAGCCGCAGGGCGAGCGACCCGGTGTGGTAGTCGCCGTCGTGGGAGTGCTTGTCGCGGCGGTCGAAGGGGACGTGGAACGGGGAGACGTGGCTCGCGACCAGGACCGGACCCGACCCCGGTCCCGAGGCCGCCTGGACGACCGCGGTGAGCGTCTCGAATCGCTCTTCGAGCATCGAGAGCGACGACTCGAATTGGCGCGTCGCCTCCCGCCCGTCGATGCCGAGGTTCGCAGCGAGGTCGTCGGCGTCGTCGACACCGCCCAGGTAGCGGCCCGCGTGGCCGAGCAGGGTGTCGGCGATGGTGTCCGGGGTCGCCGTCGTGCCCGAGCCGACGTCGATGTCCGGGTAGTCGGGCGCGAGGTGCGCCGAGGTGAAGTCGAACTGTTCGCAGCCCCACCCGACGATTGAGCAGCCGCCGGTACCGTCTCCGGAGCCCACTCGCGTGGCGTCCTCGTGGAGCAGGGTGACGTTCTCGAGGCCGTCGGTCAGTCGCCGCGTACAGTCCAGCGGGTCGTGGTTCCCCGGGACCGCGACGACCGGGGTGCCGTGGTCGTTCAGCGACTCGAAGAACGCCCGGCCGCGTCGCTCGTAGCGCTCGCCGGCCTGAACCGACTTCGCGTGCTCGCGGTTCTCGTCGATGACGTCGCCGAGCGAGACGACGGCATCGTACTCCTCGACGGGGAGTGCGTCGGCCGAGAGCTGTTCGCCATTGGTCTGGATGTGCAGGTCGGTCATGACGAGCAATCTCGTCGTCGAAGGGTCGGATGGCATGTCGAAGGGTGGCGGTGGGTAGGTGGTGTGGTCACTGGGTGGCCGAGTCGTCGGCCTGTGAGCTGTCGGCAGCCGCACGGTCGGCGTAGCGGGTCCCGTCCGCGAGGTACGAGACCAGCGTCTCCATGGCGAGCGGGCGGTAGTCCAGCAACTCCACGGAGAAGTTGACCCGGCGCTCCTCGGGGTCGACGAAGGGAAACTCGTCGGGCCAGTTGTTGTGGTGGTGGCCGTGGAGCACCCAGCCAGGGACGTTCGGCGGCGCGTCGACCGGGTCGTGGACGGCGTAGAACCGATGGCCCCCGTACTCGAACTGGTAGTGTTCGAAGAAGCCGACCCCGTCGAGGGAGTCGAACACCGTCCCGTCGTGGTTCCCGACGAGGAACACCAGCTCCCCGTTGAGCGCCTCCAGCCAGTGCAGCAGGTCGCCCTCGTCGTAGGAGATGGTCAGGTCCCCGCCGAAGAGGACCTCGTCCCCCGGGTCGACGACCGTGTTCCAGTTCTCGACCAGCGTCTCGTTCATCTCCTCGACGGAGTCGAACGGTCGGTCACAGTACTCGATGATGTTCCCGTGGTCGAGGTGGAGGTCCGAGACGAGATAATCCATAGATATTTGATAGGAACACCCGCACTCAAAGGTTTGCGTGGTGTGACTCGGAGTGACATGGCACCTCTCCTCCTCGCGGAGAGCGGGATGATCGGTAGAGGCGGTGAATTTCCGTCGTCGCGACAGTCACACCGGCAGGAACGCCGGGTCGACGTGGTTCAGTTCCAGTATCGTATCGAAGTAGCTGTAGAAGTCCTCGTAGAGGTCGACGCACTTGTCGTCGTGGTCGTACCGGAACGTGTGGAAGTCGCCGACGACGGCGCAGTACCGCTTCGCCCGCGTCAGGGCGACGTTGAGGCGTCGGGGGCCGTCCTCCGGACGCCCGAGGAAGCCCACGTCGCCCTCGCTGTTGCTCCGGACGAGCGAGATGACGATGGCCGTCTTCTCGCTCCCTTGGAATGAGTCGATGGTGTCCACGGTCACCGCATCGGCCACGTCGGTGTGGTCGGCGAGGGACCGCTCCAGAAGGCGGACCTGGGCGGTGTAGGGGGTGATTATGCCGATCTCGTCGGCGGAGACATCGTTCAGGAGGTCCGTGACGAGGTGGACCACCATCCGGGCCTCCGTCTCGTTCGCGCGGGAGTGGTCGACCACGTCGACGCTGCCACCGATGTTGTAGCCCTCGATGGCGGGCCTGTCCGGAAGCGGGTCGACGGTCCGGCCGTTGCGGAGGCTCCGGTCGTAGAACGCCCGGTTCGGGAACGACGCGATGTCACGGTGCATCCGGTACTGGGTCTTGAGCTGGAGGCCGACCCCCTCGTAGACGCCGCCCTCGGCGTAGAGATGCTCGAACAGCGAGAGTCCGTAGCTGGAGGCCGGGGGCTCCTCGGTCGCACTGAACGGCGGGAGCTGGCGGTGGTCACCGGCGAGGACGACCCGGTCCGCCTTCGAGAGCGGGATGCACGACGCGGTGCAGGTCGACTGGGTCGCCTCGTCGAGGACGACGAGGTCGAACTCGCGGGGGATGGTGGCCGCGCTGCTGTTCGTCGCCGCGACGACCTGCGGCCTGTCGGCGACGTCTCCGTACTGCTGGCGAACCAGGGCGTGCTGCGACCGTTCCGCGTTCGCCCGGTCGAGCACGAACTCGCCGGCCCCGTGCTGGCCGTAGGCGTGCAGGGACTGTTCGTCGGGGTCGCCCCGCGTCGACGACCCGGCGACGAGGTTGTCGACCGCCTGGTTGGAGTCCGCACAGACGAGCACGTCCTCGCCGGCGTCTGCGGCCCGGCGGACGATCTCCAGCAGCGTCCGGGACTTGCCGGTGCCGGGCGGGCCGTGGATACAGAACAGGTCGTCGGCCAGCAGGGCGTACGTCACCGCGAGTTGCTGTTCCTGGTTCAGGTCGGTGTCGAAGCTCTCGCTGCGTGCCGCCGCGTCGTGGGAGAACGAGACGGGACGTTCGCCGGCCAGGACCCCCGCGAGCCGGTGGTCCGAGAGGTCGTCGATGGCGTCCTGTTCGCGGTCGAACGGGACGGGGTTGCACAGTTCCGAGACGCCGACGGACCGGTCCCCGGTGAGGTGGCTCCGGACGAGGGCGGAGTCCTCGACGTCGGTCCAGTCGAGCGTGAGCCAGACGTTCAGCCCCCGGATCTTCTCGACCTCGGCCGCGACGGGGAAGGCGTCGGGGGCGTCAGCCGCGTCGGCCGCAGGCGCGTGGACGAGGACCTCGTTCCCCTCGTGGATACCGAACTCGTCCTCGACGAAGAAGGCCCAGTCGCCATCGCGGCGGTCCTCGAGCGAGGAGTCGAGGTCGACCCGGAACTGGTACGTCCCGTCCTCGACGCCCCGGCTCTGGAGCGCGGGAATCGCCCCGCCGCCCTGTTCGTAGATGGCCCGGGCGGAGCGCGACCGGGCGCGGTCGCGGTTCGCGTCGCGCGTCGCGTCGCGTTCGTTCTCGACGTAGTCGGCGAACTCGGCCAGCAGTTCGGCCGTGTCGGTCGGGTTCCGGGGCTCCTCGTGGTCGGCGATGGGCGCGTCGTACCCCGGCGGCATCGTCTCGGGGAGGAAGTCCGAGTGCCAGAACCGGATGCGGTTCGCCAGCGCCGTCTCGCCGAACTCCTCGGCCGGTATCGAGTCGTGGCCGTCGTCCCCCTCGACGACGAAGATGGGCCCGCGGAGGTCGTGTTCGGTGTAGCCGACGTACTCCCCGGTCGGGGCCGCCCCATCGGGGTCGTGCAGGGGGATGCACGTCCAGCCGTGCTCCGGGTGGGTCAGCGACCCGTGGTGGCTGGCGAATTCGGCTATCGGGCGGACGGGGACGTCCGGCCCCGCCGGGTCCAGGTCCTCGGAGGCCGGCGCGGAGAGGGCGGCGTCCGCGAGCGCGTAGCCATCGACCGCGTGTTCGAACAGCAGCGACATTCACTCCAGACTACACCTGTCACACGATATAATGGTTCGTGCGTTTCCGCCCCTCGTGCCCCGGAGTCGCCGGAGGCAGGGATGGACCCGGCCATAAATTATAACAGTGGAGAATTTACGGATAAGACATATTAATTCGGATAGATACTATAGCAGTATGGAGACACACGTCACCTTCGTGCTGGACTCGTCGGGGTCGATGGCGAAGATCGAGGAGGACACCAGGGGCGGGTTCAACACCTTCCTGCAGGACCAGCAGGACGCGGAGGGGACCGCCACCGTGTCGCTGTTCCAGTTCGCCACCACCGTCGACCAGGTCTACCACGCCCGACCGATAGACGAGGCCCCGGAACTCGATGGCGACAACTACACCCCCGGTGGCAGCACCGCCCTCTACGACGCGCTCACCACCGCGGTCGACGAGACGAGGTCCTACGTCGACGGGAAGGACGGTGCGGAGCGCCCCGAGAACGTCGTCGTGGTGGTGTTGACCGACGGGAAGGAGAACGCCTCGGAGACGCCCCGGAAGACCGTCCGCGA from Haloarchaeobius amylolyticus includes:
- a CDS encoding sensor histidine kinase, which produces MDLPQGLLAGALGGLPAQLAVLDQDGTIVYTNDRWRSFALENDVEGDPDDVGRNYLDVTEAAAAKDEYAAEAAAGLRAVLAGDRDEFRLEYPCHSPDQKRWFLLYASPYEYEGERYAIVEHLDITDRRLAEDDLSTSNERLETVASVLSHDLRNPISVALGYLEELEARLDGEDEYVEGIRNSLDRMQRIIEDALVLARQGEVGDLEMVDLHAAATGAWGNVDLPAATLDLGSSMQFRADASLLDSLFENLFRNAAEHGATSPVPAASGGAGDDGPDREPSVTVTVGSLSDRTGFYVEDDGPGIPDDQAEAVFEPGFTTGDEQNTGLGLAIVSAVAEAHGWTVDLADTEAGARFEITGVESPG
- a CDS encoding alpha/beta fold hydrolase yields the protein MPTVSVDGHTIQYVTAGEGPPLLLLHGGIIDAGPVSWGEVVEPLAEDFTVYAPDMLGYDDSDVPDVDYTIDRHVDTMAGFVRELGLDSDGDGVHVCGLSMGGAVALGLTLDTTVPVKRLVCLDCFGLGTDLPRGKLSYALSRLPILNRIAVALFRRSRKFTKASLAGVARDPDQLSEDAVDRVWEYAKKPSACVAFRDFRKHEITKEGYRTNFTPRLDDLSVPVLFVHGQHDEVVPVEWARRAADAAPDARLTILDDCAHWPPREAPETTVRLVREFCLDA
- a CDS encoding DHH family phosphoesterase; the encoded protein is MDLTDMTRGEWHTDDEPVTIVAHARADLDAVGSAIGLADALPGDCRVVLPDGATRQAARLGDDPVVVDDDSTTAAGATIVVDAPSTARIAPFDVTAGEGPLVVFDHHEADDLAAMADAAEVDQTAGATATLVAEFVDRAGLSLSSRGALALATGIVADTGGLRSAPGRDLQALVPLLVQAADRLDELQDLFDSAPSFSERVATFKGVSRFRGYRAGQTLVGVTEVGAHQTATAHALFGAGADVAIVLTERDGETMVVGRVDDRLADAVNLVDDVFGPLEETFGGSGGGHANAGVTTLETTALHAVRARIVDCLDHTLDTQFSELP
- a CDS encoding metallophosphoesterase family protein, with amino-acid sequence MTDLHIQTNGEQLSADALPVEEYDAVVSLGDVIDENREHAKSVQAGERYERRGRAFFESLNDHGTPVVAVPGNHDPLDCTRRLTDGLENVTLLHEDATRVGSGDGTGGCSIVGWGCEQFDFTSAHLAPDYPDIDVGSGTTATPDTIADTLLGHAGRYLGGVDDADDLAANLGIDGREATRQFESSLSMLEERFETLTAVVQAASGPGSGPVLVASHVSPFHVPFDRRDKHSHDGDYHTGSLALRLALAATGPVACLSGHTHTYGFTAIETTAGHSYAFNPGEGGVASVTVDDTGSVQTESLDIG
- a CDS encoding metallophosphoesterase; its protein translation is MDYLVSDLHLDHGNIIEYCDRPFDSVEEMNETLVENWNTVVDPGDEVLFGGDLTISYDEGDLLHWLEALNGELVFLVGNHDGTVFDSLDGVGFFEHYQFEYGGHRFYAVHDPVDAPPNVPGWVLHGHHHNNWPDEFPFVDPEERRVNFSVELLDYRPLAMETLVSYLADGTRYADRAAADSSQADDSATQ
- a CDS encoding AAA domain-containing protein; translated protein: MSLLFEHAVDGYALADAALSAPASEDLDPAGPDVPVRPIAEFASHHGSLTHPEHGWTCIPLHDPDGAAPTGEYVGYTEHDLRGPIFVVEGDDGHDSIPAEEFGETALANRIRFWHSDFLPETMPPGYDAPIADHEEPRNPTDTAELLAEFADYVENERDATRDANRDRARSRSARAIYEQGGGAIPALQSRGVEDGTYQFRVDLDSSLEDRRDGDWAFFVEDEFGIHEGNEVLVHAPAADAADAPDAFPVAAEVEKIRGLNVWLTLDWTDVEDSALVRSHLTGDRSVGVSELCNPVPFDREQDAIDDLSDHRLAGVLAGERPVSFSHDAAARSESFDTDLNQEQQLAVTYALLADDLFCIHGPPGTGKSRTLLEIVRRAADAGEDVLVCADSNQAVDNLVAGSSTRGDPDEQSLHAYGQHGAGEFVLDRANAERSQHALVRQQYGDVADRPQVVAATNSSAATIPREFDLVVLDEATQSTCTASCIPLSKADRVVLAGDHRQLPPFSATEEPPASSYGLSLFEHLYAEGGVYEGVGLQLKTQYRMHRDIASFPNRAFYDRSLRNGRTVDPLPDRPAIEGYNIGGSVDVVDHSRANETEARMVVHLVTDLLNDVSADEIGIITPYTAQVRLLERSLADHTDVADAVTVDTIDSFQGSEKTAIVISLVRSNSEGDVGFLGRPEDGPRRLNVALTRAKRYCAVVGDFHTFRYDHDDKCVDLYEDFYSYFDTILELNHVDPAFLPV
- a CDS encoding vWA domain-containing protein, encoding METHVTFVLDSSGSMAKIEEDTRGGFNTFLQDQQDAEGTATVSLFQFATTVDQVYHARPIDEAPELDGDNYTPGGSTALYDALTTAVDETRSYVDGKDGAERPENVVVVVLTDGKENASETPRKTVRERVEVCQTERDWEFLFIGANQDAALAAESVGIDEDRSLDMAHSGEGARAAYESTSERVRETRREGRSEGFTEEDRRRQEESD